In a genomic window of Punica granatum isolate Tunisia-2019 chromosome 6, ASM765513v2, whole genome shotgun sequence:
- the LOC116210134 gene encoding cytochrome P450 87A3-like encodes MKYGPIFKTSLAGLPVVVSSDPEFNYYILQQEGKLVEFWYLDSFAKLIDLRGLGRDGESTPLTSIGHIHKYMRNMVLSQIGAEALRKRILPDMEETCQKALVDWSTQESLDVKKATSSVIFDFTAKLLYGFEPEKNMSERFSYIFQGLLSFPLNIPGAVFHKCLKNQKMGLKLMKDLMDERRAMPEKHRGDFLDQILDGMKTESFLSDDFSVLAMFAILLASFDIISSSLTLALMFLTEQPMVVKELEKEHEEILRNREQREGGLTWKEYKSMNFTMQVVNESLRMLNVGPGIMRRAIRDIHVNGYTIPEGWTIVIAQSALQLNPETYDDPLSFNPWRWKNLEPTVVAKSFIPFGGGARMCAGADFTKAFIAVFLHHLISKYSWEKVKGGEIIRSPVLGFGDGFYIKIRNK; translated from the exons ACTACAACAAGAAGGAAAGTTGGTGGAGTTTTGGTACTTGGACTCTTTTGCCAAGCTCATAGATCTGAGAGGCTTGGGAAGAGATGGGGAGTCAACCCCGTTAACTTCCATCGGTCATATCCACAAGTACATGCGAAACATGGTTCTGAGTCAAATAGGAGCGGAAGCTCTACGAAAAAGGATCCTCCCTGACATGGAAGAAACTTGCCAGAAAGCATTGGTGGACTGGTCCACTCAAGAATCATTGGATGTAAAGAAAGCCACATCTTCG GTCATATTTGATTTTACTGCAAAGCTTCTATACGGATTTGAACCGGAGAAGAACATGAGCGAGAGGTTCAGTTACATATTCCAAGGTTTACTGTCGTTTCCGCTAAATATTCCAGGAGCCGTTTTCCATAAGTGCTTGAAG AATCAAAAGATGGGTCTGAAGTTGATGAAAGATCTCATGGACGAGAGACGGGCTATGCCTGAGAAACACAGAGGGGATTTCTTAGATCAAATCCTCGATGGGATGAAGACAGAAAGCTTCCTGTCCGATGATTTTTCTGTGTTGGCAATGTTCGCGATCCTATTAGCAAGTTTCGATATAATATCTTCCAGTTTAACCCTTGCCCTCATGTTTCTCACGGAACAACCTATGGTTGTAAAAGAATTAGAG AAGGAGCATGAAGAAATACTTCGAAATAGAGAGCAGCGAGAAGGTGGGCTGACTTGGAAGGAGTACAAATCAATGAACTTCACAATGCAG GTTGTGAACGAATCATTGAGAATGTTAAACGTTGGACCAGGAATCATGAGGAGGGCTATCAGAGATATTCACGTCAATG GATACACAATTCCTGAGGGGTGGACAATCGTGATCGCTCAATCAGCTCTTCAACTTAACCCTGAGACATATGATGATCCACTTTCCTTCAACCCATGGCGATGGAAG AACTTAGAACCGACTGTTGTGGCAAAAAGTTTCATCCCCTTTGGCGGGGGGGCAAGAATGTGTGCTGGAGCCGACTTCACTAAGGCATTCATTGCAGTTTTTCTTCACCACCTAATCTCAAAATACAG ttGGGAGAAAGTCAAGGGAGGGGAGATAATCCGATCTCCAGTACTGGGGTTCGGAGATGGATTTTACATCAAGATACGTaacaaataa